CTGGCAGGCCAAGGCTGATACGGCAGGCACGGCGGGTCCCGAGGAGTCCGGCGAGCTCAGGCGGCTGCGTCGGGAGAATGCGCAGCTGCGTCGGGCGAACGAGATCCTGTCGAGCGCGTCGGCTTTGTTCGCCTCACGGCTCGACCCGACACGACGTTGATGGTCGAGTACATCGACACTCATCGCCACCGGTTCGGGGTCGGGCCGATCCGCACGGTCCCGCGGGCTGCGCTGGCTGGCGGGTTTCTCACCGCCAGAGCATACCGGCAGGTCAAAGCCCGTGCCGCCAGCAGGATGCGTGCTCGTCACGAGACGCCGGCCCGTGACATCATGGTGATCCACGCGCACCGGTTCATGGCGGTGTACGGGTATCGGAAAGTCCATCGTCAGCTGATCCGCCGGGGATGGCGTGGGATCGGGCGTGACCAGGTGCTGCACGTCATGCGCTCCCTCACGATCCAGGGGGTGCGTCGGGGACGGAACCCGATCACCACGCGACCCGCCAGAAGCACCGGGGACAGGCCGGACCTGGTGAACAGGCAGTTCACCACCGAGGCTCCTGGACGCTTGCACGTGGCCGACATCACCATCGTCACGACTCGCGTCCGGCTCGTTCGCGTATGTGGCGTTCGTCACCGACGCGTACGCCAGAAGGATCGTGGGCTGGGCCGTCGCCGCGAGCCAGCACACCAGGACGCTGCCACTGCTCGCGTTGGACCGGTCCATCAGCTGGACAGCCCGGCACGGGCGGACCACGGGCCTGATCCACCACAGTGATCATGGCACCCAATACATCAGTGCCCTGTACGGCACGCACCTGACACAAGCAGGCATCCTCGCATCCACCGGCAGCGTGGGCGACTCCTACGACAACGCGCTGGCCGAAACCGTCAACGGCGCGTACAAGGGCGAACTGATCCGCCGATCCAAGCCATTCGAATCCGTGCACGCGTTGGAACAGGCCACGTTCCCATGGGTCTCCTGGTGGAACAGCCAACGTCTCCATGAAAGCCTCGGCTACCGGACACCATGCGAAGTCGAAACCCTGTATCATCAACGCCAGGCGATATCAATCGCCCCAAAAACCAACAAAACAGCGTGAACAAAAACCAGTCCACTTCACCCCAGACCCCATTGTGTGAGCCAATCCTCACAAACAGAGGATCTGCTTCAGAGGTCTGCCTCACCCACGGCACCCACGGCCAGCCCGCGAGAACCCGCCAATCCAAAGGGCATATCCCCAGCTGCAACGCCTCGCAGCAGTTCGGTCGCCGAGTCCACGCTCGTCGTCGCGGTGAACAGCGTCCGCCCGTCGCGCACGGACCGCAGCACGTCGCAGCGCTCGTACACGGCGTTGAACACACTGTCCGCATCCAGCACCACGAAGTTCGCGGGCTTGCCGACTTCCACACCGTACGAATCGAGCATGCTGAGCGTGGTCGCGCCGTTGACGGTGAGGAACTTCATCGCGTCATCGATTTCGGGGAAGCTCATCATCTGGGCCACGTGCAGCACATAGTCGAGAATGATCATCATGTTGCCGTTGCCGAGCGGATACCACGGGTCTTGCATAGAATCCTGACCGAGCGACACGTTGACGCCGGCGTCAGTGAGTTCCTTGACGCGCGTGATGCCGCGACGCTTGGGGAAGGTGTCCTGTCGGCCCTGCAGGTAGAGGTTTTCGGTTGGGGCGCACGCGAAGTTGATGTGCGCAGCCTTAAGCAGCTTGGTCAGGTGGAAGAAGTATGCGTTGTCAGCCGATCCCAGGGAGCACGTGTGGCTCGCGGTGGTGCGGGGGCCGATGCCCGCGCGGTAGGCGAGCGCGCTGAGCAGTTCCACGTAGCGTGAGTTCGGGTCGTCGGTTTCGTCGCAGTGCACGTCGATGAGCTTGTCATACTTGGAGGCCAGCTCGACCACCGTGAGCATGGAGCGCTCGCCGAATTCGCGGCACTGTTCGAAATGCGGGATGCCGCCCACGCAGTCGGCGCCCATGCGCAGGCCTTCTTCCACAAGGTCCGCGCCGCTTTCGCCGTTCGGCCCCGCGTAGGAGTACATGCCTTCCTGCGGGAAGGAGACGATCTGGATGGTCACCGTGTCTTTGAGCTCTTCCTTGAGTTCAAGGAGCGCTTTGAGCGAGGTGAGGTTCGGGTCGGTGACGTCCGCGTGGGAGCGGATGTACTGGACGCCGTGACGCAGCTCCATGCCAATGGCCTTGCGGGCGCGTGCCTTGATCTCGTCGACGGTGAGGTCGGATTTCGTGTCGCTCCAGCGTTGGATGCCTTCGAGCAGGGTGCCGCTTTCGTTGACGGCGCCGGGCTTGCGTGCGGTGAACACGTAGTCGAGGTGCAGGTGAGTGTCGCAGAACGGCGGGGTGACGAGCTTGCCGCCGAGATCCACGGTTTTCACGCCGGTCATGTCGTAGCCTTGCGTGGGAAGGCTTGCGGCGAGGCCTTCGCCGATGGCGGCGAAATGGCCGTCTTCGACGAGGATGTCCTGGAGCGGGGCGGTCTGGGCGGCGGTGCTGCCGGGCTGTCCGGTGACGATGTGGGCGTTGGTGAACAGGGTTCTGGTGGTCATGGTGTGCTCCTTCCTGCTGCCGTGCCGTCGTCTGCCGGTTTGCGCCGGCCGGTACGACGAATCGGGTTCGTAATGTATGTCGCCTATTGTGGGCGCGATGATGCGCGTTGCCGTAACGTGGAGGTGACGTCGCGAAGCCGGGAAATGGACAGTTTGTATGACGCTGACGGTGCATGACGTGATGACGGACCCGATGTTCGCTCGTACCGATCCGACAATCGAGGCGGGAGAAGCAGGCATGGACCGCACGGTCCGTTGGGCGTACACGAATGAGCGGTACGATATCGCTTCGTTCGTGTCCGGCGGCGAACTGGTGATCATCGAGGGCAGTGCGCTGCTCGGCCATATGGGCGACGATGAGATCATCCGATATGTGGACACGTTGGTGGACGCCGGCGTAGCAGGTCTTGCCATCGAACTCGTGGAGGGCGTGCGCACCGTGCCAAAGGCGATGATTGCTCGCGCGGACGAGCGTGGCCTGCCCGTCATCGGTATGCATCGGCGCATGCCGTTCGTCGACTTGTGCCAGTCCATCAACACCTCAATCGTCAAGGATCAGCTGCTGGTGCAGGTGCGCACCGACACACTCGCCACGACGATGCGCACCCGGCTCGCCACGGCCCGTTCCGCGCAGGATGTCGCGAAAATCCTCAACGAGATTTTCGGCGAATCCGTGGCGATTTTTGATTCCGACGGTCTGGTGATCGCGCATTGCGGACCGTCGATTCGCCCGGCGGACGCCGATTATCCCGCGGAACGGACGCTGGTGCTGGACGTGCGCAAGAACGGCGGCCCGCTCGCAAGCATCGAAATCACCCAGCGCAATCGTCTCGCAGACGGAAGGATCGCAGACCGGGTCGATGAAGTGATCAAGCAGGTACTGCTCGCATTCGTGCAGACGCAGCCTCGCAACGCGATGCTTGCCCACGTGCTGCGGGGACCGACGAACGGCTATCGGGCGGGAGAACAGGAGATCAACGATGCAGCCACCATGTTGCAGGCGATTGGCCTGAGCGACGTGAAACACCTGATTCCGTTTGCTATCGGCATGGATTCGGTTTCGTCGTCAATCGACGCCGTCTCCCGGTGCCTGTCCGGCGACGAAGAGGAGGATGCTTCAGACGAGGACACCATCGCGGATGTGCTGGAGGGGAACATGCTGTTCGGGCTGTATGCGGCGGCTGACGGCGGCGATGACAAGGGGCCTGGTTCGGGCGCGGAATTCGGCTCGGGCTTGGATACGGGCACGAATCCGGGCTCGGCCTCAGATGCAAATCCGGGCCCTGCCCAAGGCGGCGGTACTGGCAAGGCCGGCAATCGCGGCGACGCGGTGATGCGACTCAAACGGCGGCTCGCAGATGTGGCCGCGCTGCCTGGAACATGGTGCATATATGGCAGGCCGGTGCCGAGCGTCGGCATGCTGCTTGATGAATGCGGTCTGCTTCAGTTCGCCGCGCACGATGCCGCAGGCCTGCCCGGCACCGGTACGGTAACGAATCTGCTGGCCGCCGCGCCGCAACGACTGCTCGGCATCGGACACACGAGGGACGCCGCCGGCGCGTTGCAGTCACTGATGCTGGGGGACGCGCTGCCGAATCAGGAATCGCTGATGCGCACTTTGGGAGCCTGTTTTGACGCAGGCGGCAATATTTCCAAGGCGTGCGAACTGCTGGGGATTCATCGTCAGACGCTGTACAACCGGCTGGCAAAAATCACCGAATTGACCGGCATCAGCAAAGAGGACAGCATGGCTTGGCCGCTGCTGCTGTGCGCCGCGAAACTCAAAGTCGCGGAACTCCAAGCCACGGAATTTCAAGCCGCGGAGCCGGCGGACGGCGGGCAATAACCGGCGCGCTCCGCGTAATGGAGAGCCGAGACAACGGGCATAAGCACGGCAACGCGCGATCGCTGCACCAGCCAATCGCCCGGAAGCCCGCGATAGCCGCGGACCTAGCAATAGTCACTGGCCTAACAACCGACGCACACGCATCAGTCAAGGCGCCCAGCAAATCACCGGTCCGAATCAATCAGCACGCTTCACCCACGCTCAACAACTAGACAATTTGTCCATTTGTCGCTCCGACACCGTAATCACCGGTTCACCATCGCGCAAATCACTCCGGCGATAGTACGAGGCAACGCAAACATCGCAAGTGCATAGCCAATCAAGTACAGCACCGCAATCGAGAAAGGTCCCGTCATGAACGCTGCCACGGAATACCAGGTGATGAAACGCCCACAGGACGATGAGCAACGGACCATGGTCCGCAAAGTCGCCGTTTCCTCCTTCATGGGCAACTTTATTGAATGGTTTGATTACGCCTCCTACTCCTACTTCGCCACTGTCATCGCGACCGTGTTCTTCCCCTCCTCAGATCGCTCTGTC
This Bifidobacterium sp. WK041_4_12 DNA region includes the following protein-coding sequences:
- a CDS encoding PucR family transcriptional regulator ligand-binding domain-containing protein produces the protein MTLTVHDVMTDPMFARTDPTIEAGEAGMDRTVRWAYTNERYDIASFVSGGELVIIEGSALLGHMGDDEIIRYVDTLVDAGVAGLAIELVEGVRTVPKAMIARADERGLPVIGMHRRMPFVDLCQSINTSIVKDQLLVQVRTDTLATTMRTRLATARSAQDVAKILNEIFGESVAIFDSDGLVIAHCGPSIRPADADYPAERTLVLDVRKNGGPLASIEITQRNRLADGRIADRVDEVIKQVLLAFVQTQPRNAMLAHVLRGPTNGYRAGEQEINDAATMLQAIGLSDVKHLIPFAIGMDSVSSSIDAVSRCLSGDEEEDASDEDTIADVLEGNMLFGLYAAADGGDDKGPGSGAEFGSGLDTGTNPGSASDANPGPAQGGGTGKAGNRGDAVMRLKRRLADVAALPGTWCIYGRPVPSVGMLLDECGLLQFAAHDAAGLPGTGTVTNLLAAAPQRLLGIGHTRDAAGALQSLMLGDALPNQESLMRTLGACFDAGGNISKACELLGIHRQTLYNRLAKITELTGISKEDSMAWPLLLCAAKLKVAELQATEFQAAEPADGGQ